The region aaccttgattcaattcctagacctccttagcttgctcttcctcaaatcttgcccagaaattccctaaagttcccatcattcagcttaattacacaacttaaaccagccaaacccaaaactgaaaactctaaaaacttacctcaaaagttggtgtgttcttgctaatcccttgccaaatctttaagtctaacttaggatccttgatgctcagcctatcctagctcttctctgagctttgctccaagaaatttgaagagaaatggtgctagaatcctcaaaccgccccttttggaaatccctctgtttttctctcttttctttttcttcctttttctttcttttccttcagatttctcacactctctaacaatcccactcactatataaagcctcatttaatctgtctctaagaagccaattgaccaaaatgccctccctattaattctaaacccttttgtccatgtagggccattttagtcattttacccaattcccgctaattcctcaagtgtctctaatattttcccgttgcttcccaatacctgataaatcaccaaatatgtattcctcattatcaaaattaatctcaatatattctctaaattcctgtttatacccccaggcccgccccgagccgggtataaattctcgcctggacttttccgctaatctgctctctctgggatcgtctcgagtcacaaatcacagatacatccacatcacaatgtggtctcaataatcagcacatatcaatacagttatgcccaaaatggccaaaattacaattatgcccttccaacacaatcagggcctacatgcatactaatacacatagtcatgcatctcaaatagtcaaatagtcatataacatgctttaaatcataaccatgcattttactcaataaagtcacacataaatcccaatatgccctccaggcacactaatcaaggcccttaagccttattagcgaatttggggtcgttatacaagtatcttaggagaaagagaaattatatgcttgtatgctaAACCCCATTGGATACAcagattctgatttccaatcagacaaagacaatcAAAAGTCGACATCTGGGTCGGTGTTCATTTCTGGTGGATGAGCTGTTGTCTGGAGAAACATTAAACAATCcagcatagctgattcaaccatggaagacgAATACATAACAGCTTGTAAAGCAGCTAAGGAGACAGTTTGGTTGtagaagttctacactgatctggaagttgttccagatatggataagccactaatcatgtactgTGGCAATAGTGGagtagtagctaattccaaagaactgagaagccacaagagaggaaagcatatagcaattaaataccatctggtaagagagattgtacactgaggtgatgtaacgacccaactattctaaacttagaccattagaaactactatattaatcttaagaaaacgtacataagaaataaccataactttatttaaaatcgtaaagtaaaggttcaaaaatacataagttcataagtaggatatgggatcccattgatttgaaaataaaaacataacataactttaaataaatgggttacaaaattaaatgcggaaaatacatataaaacatagtttttaaaagactaggaagcgacttcatcctcgaatcgaacgctcaatcaatcgattccatcctgcctcaatacacatccctaagctgccaagaatcttcccgctgccatagctattttcctgacatacaaaacacaaaggagtgagcctaatgcccagcaaggaaaatctactacaagcatgaaacatgtACATACACAtagactataaactataaacatatatctataaagatgtacatcatataagactatactattaatgaccattaaaacatgtgataaaccatctacttcccctttctaatatatgaggtaggttagatcacatggtaggtttatgataacccatctacgtcccctgtctaatatctgaggcagggtaaatcataaccatgaaacataagaaaacataacataacatattatatcataacttatcataacatatcaacataacatgtaagcatataaaactatcctattttccttaccaaaataataccggaatatgagaacaagatcgggactttggaacactcctaaaaaccataatagagaggtgagtatactaaggaataGAGAAGAAAAGAATAACTACCCCAtcgaaatgatacttaccaacaagaatcttacgttcaagatcttagatacctaaccaagaatagagaatacgagttaggatttgagtagaaaaaacTATAagacaatacagaaaggaactaaaataaggaataccttgaatgcttctatgaccgaactacacctcgaaccgaaatatactataaaccttacttcccaagtgtttattaagcttataatgattaagattataaccccaacccaagtgtttaacactctaaagtaatcctagcagcttgtaggctctgaactcagcttgatgaatgaagaaatggttgggtactaggtcctatttaaagagttcaagaatgaaaagatctttatttagcatgaataaaataatggctttttaattgaaaaatattcgaataatcattcagcagaggctgaagactcggttagaaagattctggacttatcaagaggttaaggattaaaatgagctcggtttcaaaatcgtttgaaaaccatgcaccatagccgatatatcgcctaggatgatgctcccgaggctcgtcgaggttgtcGTGCAAAGCTAcatgttttttgtatccccgtatggcgatatatcgccccctagagctgcgatatattggcatacgctgaaatattatacacgtaattacactttttcagcctattttgaattgagtaaacaaccttgactaagtcctttaacgatttcaaagctgctggcagaccctaggatacaagtgtcaaatattactcttaataaacttattcctcaaaaatacttaatttctcattaaacctacacatgacaagtgttactatcttattgggtcttatctaaaccttatagtataataattatcatctccataatcagtcatattaatcaaaccttaggttataattaatattcttaaactataggttaaacttagaaaatctacaagtgttactacgagtgtccaactaaatctcggcttgaaccTAAAATCCAtggtcataaaaatactacaactattactattactactattatctaactagctaagtaaagttcttggactctacaggtgaTGTGACTATTATTAAGATAGCGTTGGAACAAAACCTGGTtgacccgtttaccaagacacgtactgcaaagtcgttcatgggtcatgtgcgcattatgggattaagggagatgcctcactttctttgagggcaagtgggagattgttaggattgatgccctaaaagcatgtaaagacattttattggttttaaataaaagtacaattttattatatttgaatgttataattattgtttgaattaattatataataatatcataaaaattctctattcatttatgagaatatgatttggtattagtacgagagaattaatatcatatataatgaataaaagagtcagtaacatattaaagtatggaatctttaatgaatggttactagtacggtttgctaagtatACGAGATGAGAGTAAtgtagattcagattactgatgtggatagacatcttagtaaaggtgttgtatataatagagattatatatgataggactgttgagaattaattatctttataaacttgtcgtttgacataaagatttaattcttatcataatagatgatcatttatagatcagtttaattcctgagtattcatgaactcttgtttatgtttataggatctttgattcactcattaatgtctcttagaataatgagactaatgacttttgttttggagattcaatatcatgaatggttgggaacatgaattacaataatggaatccatgctttcctaacagatcgaatattggttcccttaagggctaattctgaaactgaatagttattgagctcaaatctataattagattatatattaattattttctagtgaattaatggtacttaaggatcaagaggtaattagaagggtaaaacggtaattttgaccagctctaattaaagaaccaataatggaggacagaactacataaattgattatatcaatggactacaagagaaaactctgtaaatataattgtttacccaaaaacggccatgatgacgtggcaggattgacctacGCGTGGCAGACACATGGAAACTTTAAATGAATATATCCTGCTTGGCCATCGGCTAGAAAGTTATTGGTTTAAcaagcatcatacttatgtgcGACTAGTCTGGTCATATACTTTCCCTTATTTATGCAGTTCTacaattatgcattaattgtaatttcttttattgcctagatacgcaagtcttaattgtaattaagtcccactggcccatgtaaccttcttaaGCCTagaaataagaatcaaagggctcaaggaaaaGGACTTTTGATTTTTCGATCTTTGAATCCTGAGAGAAAATtagagtgtgattattcaccaaagttgtaattctcccaaggcttgtgaaacttgtgaaccctagttcactgatcACAATATTAGtactctacatcaataagaacactaagtggacgtaggtcattaccatccaattagggccggaccactataaatcgtttgtgtcgtttatttttccATTTCAATTTCTTCTGGTTTTCATCTCCCTTTATATTGTTTatctgacttcgtgtcgttgaacAATTTgggggtcaacattttggtgctttcattgagagacgaaTTCTAGACtttcaagaaaatcaaatggctaaCACATCCTGGAAGACGGGATAGACTTCTGGCGCGacatccacccagcctcctccaccaaatgtggctgaagatgaaccacagttggattttgaagaagaggaaatggattctgaaaccccgaggacaacactgagtgtgttgcaagaggagttggccaatctgagggccaattaaGAGAATGCGGCTGAGACGTTGGCGTTGCAGCAGAGGGAAATTGAACGTCAACGCCAAaagttgaatgagcggcaggcggacatggatcATCGGCAAAGAAACGCCACTGCCGCCctggaagcagccattcagttggcttgaGGACAAGCTGCACCGAATTCTCAACTAGATCGagcaccaagtgcaccaccacaacaaggccCAAGCCAAAGTCCTCCGCTTCAGTCGTCATGCCCTTAAAGGTCGGAGCAACCGCCTACTGCTCAACATGATATCCCATTTTAGGATCTTGAGCAACAGCCACCTTCTcgcgctggtcgagataatctccagcgtcaaaggcagaatagggccgagtagcctccccgaagccctaaaGGCCCAACGGCTgaggagccaaatccaccgagcaggggtcAATGTCTTTCTACTAACAGAAGGCATGCCGAGTCAGGCTCTGCTGTCATGGCCACCCCTTggcataataatgcccggggacccaccgaccaatgcaggcctccccctacactcgggagatgccagctagaggaggaaatagtgcgACCAGCCGGTCACGTCATAGCCAGTTATGTTTCAGAGGCGACCACGATTAGAACGAAGCTGATTTCggtagagggaatgctggtcaagggcaaggagaaagaagtggagaaaggaaccccccaccaagagaaaacagGCCTGTGAGCCAAAACGTTGCGGGGCAGCCTAAGCAGCCTAACATTTTTGACCGGTTGGGCGCTAGCGAGAAAAGGCGCAaagatgatgacttgagggatgtgctcaacgataggcgtgaaaggcacgatgagtatgctccttTGGCACCAGTTGCCCCTCAGATCAATGTGCTAAATCAGGCCTTCCAACAACTggtggggagccgaacatcccatatcgagtatgatcggagaataggcactccattcatacaaaggaTAGCCATGgaagaaacccccagcaagtttaagatgccggTATTTCCcaacttcgatggatatggggacccagtatctcacgtaaaTAAGTtagagatacaaatggacatccagaaggtgtcaaaTGATGCTCGCTATAGGATCTTTctggccaccctatctgacaccgctcaggagtggttttttaaattccctcctgccagCATAgggtcatgggaaatgttcgtgaaagaattCTACGGGCAATTCTATGCTGGTTGTGTTCACCCAACTGAAGctaaccagctggtcgaaatacgccagaaagagggagaatCCTTACAGGAGTACGTCCATCGTTTTATGCGAGCAAcagctggagctaaaacagtgggcgatgaagggaaaatgatggcccttactgctggAGTGAGGCGccactctcccctctggaacagtttaaggaagaatggggtaaaaagtacccaggaattccttgatcgagcagactggtacattaagctcgaagaggcgattgccaacgaagggaagtcGCCTGCGAAAAATAAGGGACCAAAAGAAGATCTCGCTAGAGCAgccaacgggtcggataaacccaatggcaatggcaaaggcaacgggaacggtaaaaatggtggaaaaagagCGAACAATGAGCCGTAGACATCCGAGAACAAGCGCCCTAAGGGAAACaggtacgagccaaggttcacaaACTATACGACCCTTGTTGAAAGCAGAGCGGAGGTGTACCAGGTGACCAGCTCCAATGTCCTTTACAAGCGACCaacgcctataaggaaggatatctccaagagagatacaacgaagttttttcgtttccacaacgactatggtcatgacactaatgagtttAACCAGCTTAAAGataagattgagttccttatcagacaaggacacctgaagAGATATGTatgagccactggaggttctcaatgagaggctcaaggaggcaatgagcaggcgcctgtTTGCCAACGCTCGCCATCTTTATAGCCAGCTCCTCTGGTAGAGACATTGCTAACCATATGTGGCAGCCCACATCTTGTAGGAGAtggtgggaaggcaagggaacgatacgctcggaccttacACCACGACCAAGACATCAAAATTTTGAATATGGTGGAATGAACttccaaaaaagctcgaacaaaggaagagctaataactttctctgagcttggcgctcagcatgtccgattccctcattcggaccctctggtcgtggacgtccaaatagccaacatgatggttaagagggtgttagttgacacagggagctcagtgaatatcttGTACAAACCTTCATTAGAGAGAATGAAATTGTCAGTAAAgaacctagagccatgcaaccaaaccatttatggtttttctggcgaagggctcgcaccaacagggtcgattaggcttccggtTACAGCAGGGACTGCGCCCGCgaacatgacattactcactacttttatagtagttgattgtccttccatgtacaatgctgtgattggaagacccattctggtcgacctgcgagttgtaacctcggtctggcacctcgCCATAAAGTTCCCAACTGATACGggggtaggatgtgtgttgaggaaccagcgagaagcgagggaatgctataattcctcaattactaaggcgaagaaaggtagATCGAAGGAAGTCCCCAAAAAAGAGTTGTTGTTGGCCGATAAAATACAAGCCCAACTAGGTGAGTGCGTCctcaaatagggtgttgcccaaagtgaggatagggatttagatcctcgctttggggattttgatgaggaaGTAGAACTAattgaggacctcgaggaggtccaacttgatgagatagatccaaccagggttgtgaaagtcagaaAAAACTTAGAatcaacaacaaaacaaaagctggtggaatttttgaagaaaaaccaggaaggCTTTGCCTGGTCgtataaagatatggttggaattgacccagcagttatcatccatgtcctgaacatagataaaaattttccaccagtacaacagaaaagaaggctgctcgacaaagatagatcaaaaggtTTAAAGGAAggagtcgagaagctaaaggagaacgaattcatcagggtagcgttttatccatcatgggtttctaatcctgtactagtaccctagccgaatggcaaatggagaacatgtgtggattttatggaccttaataaagcctgcccaaaagattgtttcccactcacaaggatcgaccaactggtcgatgccacttcagggcacgagatcctatcattcatactctgggtacaatcaaatcagtatgcacccacctgatgaggatcacactagcttttggaccgatacagggctttactgttacaaagtaatgcccttcgatttgaaaaatgctggtgcgacttaccagcgattggtcaatcacatgttcaaagagttgatcagtacaaacatggaagtatatgttgatgacatgctggttaagtcaaaaaaggcagaagaacACGTAGGGGACCTACAAggatgcttcaacatcttgaacaaatatcagatgaagctgaatcccctcaagtgttccttcggagttggatcagggaaatttttgggactTATAGTGAACTCATGCTGGTATTGAaactaatcccgaaaagatcaaggccctggtcaatatgaaatcaccaacaaagataaaagatgttcaaagttttaTCGGGAGGATAgtcgctctaagtagatttatctccaaattaatggacaagtgcgtcccattttttaatctacttaagggaaataagaaatttgagtggacagaggagtacgagcaggctttccaggctttaaattctcatatgtcgcagccaccAATTCTATCTAAGTcggttgaaaaggaaactttgttcatctatttggcggtcacagaatacgctgctagtgctgtcttggtaagagaagaggaaaatgtgcaaaaagttgtATATTATTTAAggaaaaggctaataggagcagaactgcagTATCCgtccattgaaaaattagcctattgtttgatcttagcctctagaaagttgcggccatactttcaagctcaccctatCACAGTACTAACCGATCAGCCCTTACGGCAAGTTCTCCAGAAGCCAGAAGCTGCTGgttgattattgaaatgggcagttgaacttggccagtttgatatttcttactcACCATGAACatcaataaaaggacaagctctagtaGAATTTGTCGCAGAGCTCATTAGGCTTCCAGACAGTGAACAGatagaagagcctgagcctcaaagccaaactccctcttggaagttttTTACAGACgactcttctaatgagcaccatgCTGGAGCCAGAGTGATTTTGGCaatgcctgaaggacatcgattccactgcgtaatcagatttgacttcagaGCATCCAATAACGAatccgagtatgaagcactgctcgcatgTTTaggattagccagggacatgaacataaagtcacttaaaatctatagtgactcccaattggtggttaatcgaattactggagaatatcatgcacggggtctgaagatggttgcttacttgaacaaagcaaaggatttgttagcGCAATTTGAAAAATACACTCTCCAGCTAGTACCTCGCGACTGGAACtcaaatgttgatgctttggaaaaattagcaagtgcaaaggatgctgacaccctgaatatagtgcctgttgaacgGCTGTCCGCCCCAAGCATCAAAGCAGAAGAAATCTCTCTGGTAATTCAGGCAGCAGATATGTGGATGGCACCCTTCATTGACTACTTAACGCATGGAGTGCTGTcgacggatagaaacaaagcaagagccctccagaggCAATCTGCTCATTTTATCCTGGTCGACGGAATTCTATAtagaagggggtactcaatgccactcctaaggtgtgtttcaaaaggaaatgccaaagaattaatgcgagaagtccatgcaGGTTTCTGCGAGGATCACGctaggggcagagtttatcaaaaaagatcctaaggcaaggataattctggccaacaatgaatgaagactctgtggattttgttcgaaaatgcgacaagtgtcaaaggttctccaagattctgcaagcagcccctaatgagctgaagcaaatgcaaagcccGTGGTCATTCacagtgtggggaatagatttgattgggtctttgcccacaAGAAAAGGCAACGTCAAATATGTCATGgtagctattgactacttcacaaagtgggctgaagctgagcaactggcaaccataacgaccaagaaagtgttggattttgtAATCAAGAACATATTGTGTCACTacggattgccaagaaaaattgtctcacaCAATAGCACACAATTTGATTGTGATCTGTTCACGAATTTTTACGAACGAAATGGGATTatctaaagcttttcttcagtagctcatccgcagGAAAATAGACAAGTTGAGTCTttcaacaagacactaaaagatactctgaagaaaaggcttgaagaagcaaaggggacatggccagagcagttgtcGGAAGTCCTCTAGTTGTATAGAACGTcgcatcgaacagcaacaggccatcctccattttccttggcttatggatatgaggctatgtttcctgttgaattagatctgccatcacatcgaaggatggcatacgatcaagatgctaatagtcagttattgatggaatctttggatttggtcgatgaaaggcacgagcaagcccaacttcgagtagcagcttaccagcaaaaggtcgcccgatatttttactctaaagtacgcgaaagaaagtttaatgtaggagatctagtacttataagagttttccttaacacccgcaatcaagctgctggagtacttggacctaactgggaaggaccgtacccaatcgaagaagtcctccatccaggcacttataaacttgctcgcttaaatggagatctcattcctcgctattggaatggagaacacctatgcaagtactatcaataaacaattcttcttaaacaattggcttgtattaattttactttttacaagtttatgaacaagggtttgTCAAtcttgtgactgatcgcttataagtgtaagatcatatttttgGTCACTCATACAGAAATGATTGTCtatttattacaagaaaaaaaaaggactgtgcgcagccagtcaatcttgccaactattgtatttattacaattattttctcattacgtgtgttgttttgctatataatcATTTTTTATAAATGTCTATTAcgagcaataatgttcgaacaggtcttggttaaggcaagtgaccgaggacctaaagctcctcaatcacttgggggcatataaggtatttagtaagcaaagcatatcgacaagtatatgtaaacacacgagcaaaataagtgaaagcatgctacggtacttagagtatttttcaagattttgtttaaattttgttaaatcaaaccaaagtacaatgcgaagttcggtcatgtgaacaagatattgtaatatattgcaagtattataatatctaaatattaaaagtaattttttttacaccgcgagtagttactgctcggatgtaattctcTGTTTGAAAGAAAAAGATGCCCGTGCAGCAAAGGCTATATTGTCTTGACAGGAAAAATTATGAAACAGTAGGATCTTGAGGAGTTTGCTGGTCGATGGAGGCCCCAATTTCCTCATCTACGCCATCGATGTTCGTAGCCAAAGAGATTTCGGGGGATGCTGGAACTCTCACTTGCTTTTCCTCTTCAAGGTGAGTCAAGCACCTGTTTATCTCAGACTGCCTCATATGCTCTGAGAGATAGCAGAAGTTTGCCTCGCGGTTATGCTTCTAGAATGTATAAAAGCATCTGAAAGTGGCccccttgtacctctccaggttactggcattggtctcctcgagctctttgactCGTTCCTCCAACCTCTCAGTCTCCTTTCTGCTAATGACCAGATCATCTTGAATCTTAGAGGCTTCCTTAAAATTAAGCAAagaagcctccttgtacttctctttagTTTTAATGGCTTTGATCAAAGTAGCCTGGTGCTGTTTCAGCTCCTCGGCCAGCTTAGCCTTCTGTTCGAGTAGCTCAGCGTTTTTCTTCTCGGCTGCCTCGAGCTGCTCAGTGTATTTTGCCTCAACCATCTTAAGCTCCTCGGCGTGTCTGGCCTCAGATGATTTAAGATCCTCAGCGTGTCTGTCTTCGGACGCCTTAAGCTGCTCGCTAAGTCTATTCTCGTATTGACCAGTCAGGGCTCCCAAGCGGCACCAGCTAGCGCTCATGGTTTGAACTCCCTACGATCAGTAAGAAGGTAAAACTGTTAGTAGAAATAAAAtgaaaagataaaaaaataaagcTCAGCGGGAAAAGGCAACTTACGCTGAGCACTTCGTTCAGCGTGCAGTTAATGACTTGGTCGACCTCCATGGATTCGGTACCGATGATGGCCTCTCGGCTACGTCGTTGCCTCAATAGCTTAGTCAGCCTATCCTTGGTTGAACTAAGCACAATGTTTGCCAAAGCTTCTCCTGTCTGATCAGGAGGTGTCTGGTCACCAGAAGCTGGAGGAGGTTGGTTAACAGGCGCTAGAGGATGTGTCTGGTCGACAGGGGTTGG is a window of Humulus lupulus chromosome 4, drHumLupu1.1, whole genome shotgun sequence DNA encoding:
- the LOC133832569 gene encoding uncharacterized protein LOC133832569 yields the protein MTDIEKSIKELVTKNNLRVVGRLAPRQDVRESTPGSTTGGGVPEQHQDVSQPPMRRTTGVTIREPSSTPQAVVAPASPGKGKEKVSEHSEPIVESTDENVMSAEDLFNLYSEPEPAAPPSKKKGSRKHRGESSSNPLTKKFWTADPPMPAPSKETTPPPAPIDQTSPPTPVDQTHPLAPVNQPPPASGDQTPPDQTGEALANIVLSSTKDRLTKLLRQRRSREAIIGTESMEVDQVINCTLNEVLSGVQTMSASWCRLGALTGQYENRLSEQLKASEDRHAEDLKSSEARHAEELKMVEAKYTEQLEAAEKKNAELLEQKAKLAEELKQHQATLIKAIKTKEKYKEASLLNFKEASKIQDDLVISRKETERCLTHLEEEKQVRVPASPEISLATNIDGVDEEIGASIDQQTPQDPTVS